GATCTCAAACACAGTGCCAAGGATTTGATCGAACTTGAGTATTCCAAAGACTCACTGAGCGTAGAAAAAATCTTCGGGAAACAACCTAACACAAAAGAATAGTTGAAGACGATTCTTCTCTCCGAAGGAGACCCCGCTAGTATCAATTACGAGTTACTTGCGGGTAGCCTTCCTACACTTCGTTCTCTTTCCAAAACAAATCGAATCATTCTTGTTCGTGGGAATCATAAGCTTGTAGCAAAAGGTTTTTCAGAAGTGGAAGACCTTCCCAAAACAAACGGGCTTTTTTCCCTTAGAAAAGCCTATCTCACTGAGGAAGAAATTCCAAAAATCAAACTGGGAAAACCAAGTGAGGCTTCGGGGCGCACCGCTTTCCAGGCACTTCTTACCGCCATCCAAATCCAAAAACAGATCAAGAACGCTTCTCTTGTCACTTTGCCTTTGAGCAAAGAATGGGTCATTCGAGCGGGCATTTCCGGTTTTCGGGGTCATACCGAAACTTTGGCAGAAGAATACAATACTCCCACATTTATGATGATGACCGGGAAAAATTTAAAAGTGATACCTCTCACCACTCATGTTCCTATCTCGGGAGTTGCAGAAGAACTTACCCATGTTAATTGGTCTGAGCTGATCCTTGCTATCAAATCCACCAAACTTTTGAAGAGACCTAAAATCTGTCTTCTCGGACTCAATCCTCATTCCGGAGAAGGTGGGAAAATAGGAAGAGAAGAATTGGATATTTTGATTCCTAAAATGGAACTTTTCCGTTCTGCCAATCTTAGAATCGAAGGTCCGATTCCCGGAGACTCGGCGTTTTTACCCGAATTCCAAAAAAAATTCGATCTATTCTTGGCCTGTTATCATGACCAAGGCCTTATACCTTTCAAAATGCAAGAAGGAAAGGAAGGTGTAAATGTGACTTTAGGATTGAAATTTTTACGGGTTAGCCCCGATCATGGAACAGCCTTTGCGATCGCAGGCAAAGGCAAAGCGGATCCTACGGGTCTTATTTCCTGTTTGAAATTAGTAACAAAAGCATAATCATGAGTTTACTCGACCAATTAGCATTTCCAATTTTATTTATATGGTTCATCGGACTACTTCTCAGTCTGTTTCGTAAAGATTTGGAAACTCATTGGAAGTTCTTTTTCTTTCTGGTGTTTTGTTTTTA
The nucleotide sequence above comes from Leptospira kobayashii. Encoded proteins:
- a CDS encoding PdxA family dehydrogenase, whose protein sequence is MKTILLSEGDPASINYELLAGSLPTLRSLSKTNRIILVRGNHKLVAKGFSEVEDLPKTNGLFSLRKAYLTEEEIPKIKLGKPSEASGRTAFQALLTAIQIQKQIKNASLVTLPLSKEWVIRAGISGFRGHTETLAEEYNTPTFMMMTGKNLKVIPLTTHVPISGVAEELTHVNWSELILAIKSTKLLKRPKICLLGLNPHSGEGGKIGREELDILIPKMELFRSANLRIEGPIPGDSAFLPEFQKKFDLFLACYHDQGLIPFKMQEGKEGVNVTLGLKFLRVSPDHGTAFAIAGKGKADPTGLISCLKLVTKA